TCCATGGTTTTATTGACGGTTTCCTATAAGGGGTTGTGAGATTCTCCATAGCAAAAGGGAAAAATAATCCCCTTTTGGGGAACAAACTTCGCTTCGGAGTTCCAAAGGAAAAATAAGGAGGAAAAAAACCATGAGTAAAAAAATCTATGAAATGATTACAAACCAAATTATTGAGAAGTTGGAGCAAGGGGTGATTCCTTGGAGAAAACCTTGGGTCAATGGCATAGCGGTGAATTGGAAAACTCAAAAGCCTTATCGAGGGATTAATACCATGCTTTTAGATGGTGGGGAGTATGCGACCTTTAAACAAATCAAGGAAGCCGGAGGAAATGTCAAAAAAGGAGAAAAATCTCATATAGTCGTGTTCTGGAAGATGCTTAAAGTGGAAGATGAAGAAAAAGAAAAAGAAAAAAAGATCCCACTGCTCAGATATTATCGCGTCTTTAACGTTGGTACTCAAGTAGAAGGGTTAGAAACGAAAAGGACGTATGAAACGTTCGAGCATAACCCAATAGAAGAAGCTGAAAAGATTAAAAAAGAATATTTTAATGGTCCATCTTTTAGCTTTCAAAGTGGTCGTGCTTATTATGTTCCTTTTGAGGATCGTGTCAATGTTCCACCTAAGAAAGACTTTGAAGATGTTAACGAATATTACAGCACTTTATTTCATGAAATGGTACACAGCACAGGACATAAAGATCGACTAGATCGAGAAGGCGTAACGGGAAAAATCAGTTTCGGAAGTGAAAACTACAGCAAGGAAGAATTAATAGCCGAGCTAGGAGCATCTATGCTTTGTGGAGTGACCGGAATTGAAAATAACACCATTGATAACAGCGCTTCCTATATTCAAGCATGGTTAAAAAAATTAAAGGACGATAAAACCTTAATTGTAAGTGCTTCTCAAAAAGCGCAAAAAGCAAGTGACCATATCTTAGGTGTAGAGTTCTCATAAACCAAAAAAACAAGCCCCTGCATGGAACATGCAGGGGACAAAGGAGGAATTGAAATGGAACGAAAAACAACCGTTTCTTATGTAACATTAGGTAGTTATAAAGGGGAGATTCACCTTCCAAAAAGGTGGTTAGAAGAACAAATAAACACGACTATGGATGAATTTTTAGATGAATATACTTGGGATGATACACAGGCTTTGTATGCAGATTATCTACACGCTCGATAGATCATGAGCACCCCTGTTCAAACAGGGGTGCTACAATAAAGAAAAAGGAGCTGGAATGAAGATGAAAGATCATTTATATGAGTGTCATAAACAATATGAGAAAATTATGCAATCGGGCTTAAGTGATTTTCAAAAGGATAGAGAATTATCGGATTTAATGAGTTATATGGAGAGGAATTTTTCAATTCCTTCCCTGCAAAATGAAGAATGGGAAAAGAAAAACAGAAAAGTCATTGCCTTATATAGAAAAGTTTCTTTAAGTAGAAGCCTTTAAGTTTAACAGGGGGAATTTAATAGAAAAAACGTGTTATGAACGGGTTTTCCTACAATAACGCATAGTGTTTTTTGGCGTTTTTTCATACCTTAAACCGCATGGATAAAAGGTTTGTCGTGTCTTTTCACATCTTTATTTTTATCCATTCGATTTAGGGTTTGAAGATCACGCTAATATCCCGAGGAGTGAGAACATGAAAACTTGTGCTTATTGCGGTTCAGAGATCGAGAGAAATTATTGCTTCTATTGCCAGATGGAGCTAGAATCCCATTATATTTTAGAGAACGGAAAACGTTTGGCTAATAATATTCAGCACTTACCGTCAGAACAGGATATATTTTTATCGACCAAAGATTTAAAGCAACGTGAAACTATAGAGTTATTATGCTTATTAAAATATGCTCGCAAACACCGCACGGAGGTTTATAATTGGCGTTTTCTCACAAATAAAGCTCATGAGGTTGAACAGGTTGAGGAAATGAAAGAGAATAGTTACAAAGAGTATGAAAACGCGACTCGAAAGGTTTGGGTCATAGAAAACATACTTAAGGAGCGCATGGGGTACTATCCGAAGTCGATTACAGAGGAGTTTATTAATAGGTATTATCATCGTATTAAGCAATCCGAAAAAAAGCGTATGATCATGCAGAAATCTGTTGTTAAAAAGAACAAAGCTTAAGCTTTGTGGCTTTGCTTAAGCAAAAGGGGGGGTTATGTGTCTAACGAAACTCAATATGTTGATGCCAGGCATCGTTATCAGCGTGAAAATGCAGCTGGTTCCTTAATCTTTATTGAATCGCTGTTTGTCGCTTTGATGATCGGTTTTCGGTTTCATTCTTGGAAAATAGGTTTATTAGTGTTTATTGGTTTGTTTATTTTTTGTTGGATTCCCCTTATTGCTATTGGCTTAAGTATTATTTTTAGCTTATTTTGGGCAATGATCGGCGTTGTCATCGGCATGGGTTTTTTGCAATCCGTTTTATTTGCGGTGATTTTTGCTATTATTGCTTTTCTAACTTCTATGATTCTTCATTTGGAATATTTTCGCGTTATTTAGGTTGGGAATGTGTCTACAACATGTTTAGAAATGTTCCAGTTACTTAGTTAGAAGGCTACATACATGGTAAAATAATACAAAATACTATCGAATGGTTGTGATGTTGTTTATGCTTAAGCCCGGTGACGTTATTACGTTTGATAAAGAAAAAAATTTTACGCATGTTAGGTCGCTTGGTCGTGGTGGTACTGGAGATGCACATTTATTTAAAGATGAAACTACTGATATGGTTTTTGCA
Above is a genomic segment from Halobacillus ihumii containing:
- a CDS encoding ArdC family protein, with protein sequence MSKKIYEMITNQIIEKLEQGVIPWRKPWVNGIAVNWKTQKPYRGINTMLLDGGEYATFKQIKEAGGNVKKGEKSHIVVFWKMLKVEDEEKEKEKKIPLLRYYRVFNVGTQVEGLETKRTYETFEHNPIEEAEKIKKEYFNGPSFSFQSGRAYYVPFEDRVNVPPKKDFEDVNEYYSTLFHEMVHSTGHKDRLDREGVTGKISFGSENYSKEELIAELGASMLCGVTGIENNTIDNSASYIQAWLKKLKDDKTLIVSASQKAQKASDHILGVEFS